The Streptomyces cynarae genome contains a region encoding:
- a CDS encoding sugar ABC transporter substrate-binding protein, whose amino-acid sequence MKTCIRNAVLTVTAVSVSVALAACGQSGESAVGGGNGGPSIGLLVPDAVTPRWETNDRPLLEKKIKELCGDCTVVHANARGDVATQQQQVDSMITRGVDALVLVAVDARALSSAVGKAEEAGIPVIAYDRLSEGPISGYVSFNGQEVGRLQGRALLQAMHERGHGDEIVMINGDPTDPNAVAFKEGALSVLRGKVKIGKMFDTPMWRSDLANMNMSGAIADLGADHINGVYSANDALASGIISSLRANKISPLPPVTGQDADLGGVRRIVDGEQYMTVWKPFQPEAAAGAAMAVAAARGENLDRMATGKVSNRSEKAVPAVLLTPVAVTADNIKDTLVKGGVYTIQQICIPRLRAACDKAGLTG is encoded by the coding sequence CACTGTGACCGCGGTGTCGGTGTCCGTCGCTCTGGCGGCCTGCGGACAGAGCGGCGAGAGTGCCGTCGGTGGCGGGAACGGCGGTCCGAGTATCGGCCTGCTGGTGCCGGATGCGGTCACGCCCCGCTGGGAGACGAACGACAGGCCCCTGCTGGAGAAGAAGATCAAGGAGTTGTGCGGCGACTGCACGGTCGTACACGCCAACGCCCGGGGCGATGTGGCCACCCAGCAGCAGCAAGTCGACTCCATGATCACCAGAGGGGTCGATGCACTGGTGCTCGTGGCGGTCGACGCCAGGGCGCTCAGTTCCGCGGTCGGGAAGGCGGAGGAGGCGGGTATCCCGGTGATCGCCTACGACCGCCTCTCCGAGGGCCCCATCTCCGGCTATGTCTCCTTCAACGGCCAGGAGGTCGGCAGGCTCCAGGGCAGGGCGCTCCTGCAAGCCATGCATGAGAGAGGGCACGGCGACGAGATCGTCATGATCAACGGCGACCCCACCGACCCCAACGCCGTCGCGTTCAAGGAGGGAGCCCTGTCGGTGCTCAGAGGCAAGGTCAAGATCGGTAAGATGTTCGACACACCCATGTGGCGGTCGGACCTCGCCAACATGAACATGTCGGGAGCCATCGCCGACCTGGGCGCCGACCACATCAACGGCGTCTACTCCGCCAACGACGCCCTCGCCTCCGGCATCATCTCCTCCCTCCGAGCGAACAAGATCAGCCCACTGCCTCCGGTCACGGGCCAGGACGCGGACCTCGGAGGCGTCCGGCGCATCGTCGACGGCGAGCAGTACATGACCGTCTGGAAGCCGTTCCAGCCCGAGGCCGCCGCGGGTGCCGCCATGGCCGTGGCCGCCGCCCGCGGCGAAAACCTCGACCGCATGGCCACCGGCAAGGTGAGCAACCGCAGCGAGAAGGCTGTTCCGGCCGTCCTGCTCACACCGGTGGCCGTGACCGCCGACAACATCAAGGACACCCTCGTGAAAGGCGGGGTGTACACGATCCAGCAGATCTGCATTCCCCGACTCAGGGCGGCCTGCGACAAGGCCGGACTCACCGGATAG
- a CDS encoding ATP-binding cassette domain-containing protein, with product MVSVPAQPLLALHGVCKRFGVVQVLTDIELEVRAGEVVALLGDNGAGKSTLVKVISGVAPADTGVIEWEGRPVQIRRPHDARGLGIATVYQDLALCGNLDVVGNLFLGREIRKWGFLDEVEMERCTRDLLKRLATGLVDLRCPVVSLSSGQRQMVAIARSLLGDPRLLLLDEPTASLGIQQTAEVLELVDHLRDRGMGVLLISHNMADVKALADRAAVLRLGRNNGFFNVNTASQEEIISSITGATENVPHRVAHREVDW from the coding sequence ATGGTTTCCGTGCCGGCTCAACCCCTGCTGGCACTGCACGGCGTCTGCAAGCGCTTCGGCGTCGTTCAGGTCCTCACCGACATCGAACTGGAGGTTCGCGCCGGGGAGGTCGTGGCGCTTCTGGGCGACAACGGGGCGGGCAAGTCCACCCTGGTCAAGGTGATCTCGGGCGTCGCGCCCGCGGACACGGGCGTCATCGAGTGGGAGGGAAGGCCGGTGCAGATCAGGCGTCCCCACGACGCCCGGGGACTCGGCATCGCCACCGTCTACCAGGACCTCGCCCTGTGCGGGAACCTCGACGTCGTCGGCAACCTGTTCCTCGGTCGCGAGATCCGAAAGTGGGGATTCCTCGACGAGGTGGAGATGGAACGCTGCACCCGGGACCTGCTGAAGCGCCTGGCGACCGGCCTGGTCGATCTGCGCTGCCCGGTCGTCTCCCTCTCCAGCGGCCAGCGGCAGATGGTCGCCATCGCCCGCTCGCTCCTCGGCGACCCGCGGCTCCTCCTCCTGGACGAGCCGACGGCCTCCCTCGGCATCCAGCAGACCGCCGAGGTCCTGGAGCTCGTCGACCATCTGCGTGACCGCGGCATGGGGGTACTGCTCATCAGTCACAACATGGCCGACGTCAAAGCTCTCGCAGACCGGGCCGCGGTGCTGCGACTGGGCCGCAACAACGGCTTCTTCAACGTGAACACCGCATCTCAGGAAGAGATCATTTCCTCCATCACCGGGGCCACGGAGAACGTCCCCCATCGGGTGGCCCACCGGGAGGTGGACTGGTGA
- a CDS encoding sugar ABC transporter permease, which yields MVKESRKRADDTRAAPAAPRQPQPGRKIVPVLAGWAAASRRRFIAGELGSLPVILVLAAVWIVFQSLNPNFLSPRNLSNLSVDIVGTGLIAVGIVFVLLIGELDLSVGSISGLAAAVFAVLNVNNGMPEWLAVILAVLTGTATGTIQGFSVARTRVPAFVVTLAGLLTWNGVMLYILGTTGTIDLDENGFVAQLTSYYFGNHSVAYGLAASGAGLLFLISYRDRHRRRALDLPHRSLGEIGVRTGALAVVAFGAAYVLNRFQGLPLALLIFLVITAGLDILLRGTRYGRQVYALGGGIEAARRASLSVVWVQTAVLAFSGTMAAIGGLFLASRITSVSQSSGSGVLLLNAIAAAVIGGTSLFGGRGTTWSAVLGALIIQSISSGMAITGIPVAVQFVITGGVLFAAAVIDALSRRSQEAHGRA from the coding sequence CTGGTGAAAGAGAGCCGCAAGAGGGCAGACGACACGCGGGCCGCCCCCGCCGCCCCCCGTCAGCCGCAACCCGGGCGGAAGATCGTCCCTGTCCTGGCGGGCTGGGCCGCGGCGTCCCGGCGCAGGTTCATCGCCGGTGAACTGGGCTCGCTCCCGGTCATCCTCGTGCTCGCCGCGGTGTGGATCGTCTTCCAGTCCCTCAACCCCAACTTCCTCTCACCCAGGAACCTGTCCAACCTCAGTGTCGACATCGTGGGCACGGGCCTGATCGCGGTCGGCATCGTCTTCGTGCTGCTGATCGGCGAGCTCGATCTGTCGGTCGGCTCGATCAGCGGCCTGGCGGCGGCCGTCTTCGCCGTACTGAACGTCAACAACGGCATGCCCGAATGGCTCGCCGTCATCCTCGCCGTCCTCACGGGCACCGCGACGGGGACCATCCAGGGCTTCTCCGTCGCCCGGACCCGCGTACCCGCGTTCGTGGTCACGCTGGCGGGACTGCTGACCTGGAACGGCGTCATGCTCTACATCCTCGGCACCACCGGCACCATCGACCTCGACGAGAACGGTTTCGTCGCCCAGCTGACCAGCTACTACTTCGGCAACCACAGCGTCGCCTACGGTCTGGCGGCCTCCGGCGCCGGCCTGCTGTTCCTCATCTCCTACCGGGACAGGCACCGCCGGCGCGCCCTCGACCTGCCGCACCGCTCACTCGGGGAGATCGGGGTACGCACGGGAGCACTCGCGGTGGTCGCGTTCGGCGCCGCCTACGTACTCAACCGGTTCCAGGGCCTGCCGCTGGCCCTCCTGATCTTCCTCGTCATCACGGCCGGCCTGGACATCCTCCTGCGCGGCACACGCTACGGACGGCAGGTCTACGCCCTCGGCGGCGGCATCGAGGCGGCCCGCCGCGCCAGTCTCAGCGTGGTCTGGGTACAGACCGCGGTGCTCGCGTTCTCGGGCACGATGGCCGCGATCGGCGGCCTGTTCCTCGCCTCACGGATCACCTCCGTGAGCCAGTCCTCCGGCTCGGGCGTCCTGCTGCTGAACGCCATCGCGGCCGCGGTCATCGGCGGTACCAGCCTGTTCGGCGGACGCGGCACCACCTGGTCCGCGGTGCTCGGCGCGCTGATCATCCAGTCGATCTCCTCGGGCATGGCGATCACGGGCATCCCGGTCGCCGTCCAGTTCGTGATCACCGGCGGGGTGCTGTTCGCGGCGGCGGTCATCGACGCGCTGTCCCGACGGTCGCAGGAGGCGCATGGGCGGGCGTGA
- a CDS encoding GmrSD restriction endonuclease domain-containing protein, with amino-acid sequence MKQSNEPIISPVEDLLNGKIVIPSIQRDFVWMRTDVRDLFDSLYRGYPVGALLLWETNLQAPFRTAAVVQSAKPSQRPLYLLDGQQRLTSLAWVYRPESKADGRLIDLRFDVRTEEFVNPSAVQRKDPLLIPVSAILQDGVQFYEILLDAGVEMRHPEFKEWTKRLQKVNDIRKQQIVVVTYSSDDYEEVAEVFARLNKGGRRLSKGDLVYSAIAARWADGLQTMDSFHEELKDIGFALDREAVLRLMSLLAGTGARHIKLIGAAMDASALKEAWQATETALRLAIDFLRGECGIPRSDVLTSPNAVVVPALLLHHRQGKLLPEEVGLLRRWVYTAMAFSHYSLQVEGKLDAEARLIKGRGGEQLFTELIRRAFGPRSVDSPIHPRDLEQKYSTHPFFRLLYIAALQGKAKDWATNTAINDQPISSGAKIEFHHVFPRARVQATFPKEEWNSLANLAFVTGQTNKMIGSKLPAEYMAEIAPERLAEQWIPDAPELRSLDRFPDFLAARRRLQANVLNRLLGLPAYAGQDTHRDIDEPPADEEVIAEDPTAPKPVGATVQDLRTENGVEVYAIYEGRRVNGYYDPSSRTVTIPSGPGRGEYGTPSGAAVAVVQALNPHVNPNRNGWSFWTVTATGKLLQSIR; translated from the coding sequence GTGAAACAGTCCAACGAGCCGATCATCTCGCCAGTGGAAGACTTGCTGAACGGCAAGATCGTGATCCCGTCCATTCAGCGCGACTTCGTTTGGATGCGCACAGACGTACGCGATCTGTTCGACTCCCTGTATCGGGGTTACCCAGTCGGTGCGCTGCTCCTCTGGGAAACCAACCTTCAGGCCCCCTTCCGGACGGCGGCTGTAGTCCAGTCAGCCAAGCCTTCCCAGCGGCCGCTGTACCTCCTTGACGGTCAGCAGCGACTCACCTCGCTTGCCTGGGTCTACCGGCCCGAATCCAAGGCTGACGGCCGCCTCATCGACCTCCGCTTCGACGTGCGGACGGAGGAGTTCGTCAATCCCAGCGCGGTCCAGCGCAAGGACCCCCTCCTGATCCCCGTCTCGGCGATCTTGCAGGACGGGGTCCAGTTCTACGAGATCCTGTTGGACGCCGGGGTGGAGATGCGGCACCCGGAGTTCAAGGAGTGGACCAAGCGCCTTCAGAAGGTCAATGACATCCGCAAGCAGCAGATCGTCGTGGTCACCTACAGTTCCGACGACTACGAGGAGGTCGCCGAAGTCTTCGCCCGGCTCAACAAGGGCGGACGCAGGCTCTCCAAGGGCGACCTGGTCTACAGCGCCATCGCGGCTCGCTGGGCAGATGGCCTTCAGACCATGGACTCCTTCCACGAGGAGTTGAAGGACATCGGCTTCGCCTTGGACCGTGAGGCAGTCCTGCGGCTCATGAGCCTGCTCGCGGGGACGGGCGCCCGCCATATCAAGCTCATCGGCGCTGCGATGGACGCGTCTGCTCTCAAAGAAGCTTGGCAGGCCACCGAGACTGCGCTTCGTCTCGCCATTGACTTCCTTCGCGGAGAGTGCGGGATCCCCCGTTCGGACGTACTCACCTCGCCGAACGCCGTGGTGGTCCCGGCACTGCTGCTGCACCATCGCCAGGGGAAGCTTCTGCCCGAAGAGGTCGGGCTGCTGCGCCGCTGGGTCTACACGGCGATGGCCTTCAGCCACTACTCACTGCAGGTTGAGGGGAAGCTGGACGCCGAAGCACGCCTGATCAAGGGCCGGGGCGGAGAGCAACTGTTCACCGAACTCATCCGTCGCGCCTTCGGTCCGCGCTCCGTGGACAGCCCGATTCACCCTAGGGACCTGGAACAGAAGTACTCGACTCATCCCTTCTTCCGTCTGCTCTACATCGCCGCACTTCAGGGGAAGGCCAAGGACTGGGCGACCAACACCGCCATCAACGATCAGCCCATCAGTTCCGGCGCCAAGATCGAGTTTCACCACGTCTTTCCTCGGGCGCGAGTGCAGGCGACGTTCCCAAAGGAGGAGTGGAACAGTCTGGCCAACCTCGCGTTCGTGACGGGACAGACCAACAAGATGATCGGCTCCAAGCTGCCCGCCGAGTACATGGCGGAAATCGCGCCGGAACGCCTGGCCGAGCAGTGGATTCCTGACGCTCCGGAGCTCCGGTCCCTGGACCGGTTCCCCGACTTCCTGGCCGCACGCAGGCGCTTGCAGGCCAACGTCCTCAACCGGCTACTGGGACTTCCGGCGTACGCCGGCCAGGACACCCACCGGGACATCGACGAACCGCCTGCCGATGAGGAGGTAATCGCAGAGGACCCCACCGCCCCCAAACCCGTAGGGGCGACCGTTCAAGATCTCCGCACGGAGAATGGCGTCGAGGTCTACGCGATCTACGAAGGCCGACGCGTCAATGGTTACTACGACCCCTCGTCCCGAACCGTGACCATTCCCTCCGGCCCGGGCCGAGGCGAATACGGGACTCCCAGCGGAGCGGCAGTCGCCGTGGTACAGGCCCTCAACCCACACGTCAATCCGAACCGCAACGGGTGGTCCTTCTGGACTGTCACAGCCACAGGTAAGTTGCTGCAAAGCATCCGGTAG
- a CDS encoding serine/threonine-protein kinase yields the protein MEQFAAGKILRSRYRLDRILGRGSMGLVWQGTDVYLERPVAVKTVAADLLALPDWRHTALARFEREAKAAARLDHANITTVYDAAVTEDVCCLVMQLVDGTTLDNLIDGADDGRLPVSAAVSVAAQLCSGLSAAHASGLVHRDLKPQNVMIRTSGLVKILDFGLVKVLSDTDPRLTMTGETLGNVAYASPELLVGEKPLDGRSDLYAVGCLLHHMLTGHRPFHSERPAQLVTQHLTASPPRVADYGVDAPAALQDLLHALLAKRPEDRPSDAVEVYAALAPYLPGPDPALVMRRMPPEDPRRPFLVPQGPIVPR from the coding sequence GTGGAGCAGTTCGCTGCGGGCAAGATTCTGCGCAGCAGGTACCGGTTGGACCGGATTCTGGGCAGAGGGTCGATGGGGCTCGTATGGCAGGGGACGGACGTGTATCTGGAGCGCCCCGTCGCCGTGAAGACCGTCGCCGCGGATCTTCTGGCCCTTCCCGACTGGCGCCACACCGCTCTGGCTCGCTTCGAGAGGGAGGCCAAGGCCGCCGCTCGTCTGGACCACGCCAACATCACCACCGTGTACGACGCGGCCGTCACCGAGGACGTCTGCTGCCTGGTGATGCAGCTCGTCGACGGCACGACTCTCGACAACCTCATCGATGGCGCCGACGACGGACGCCTGCCTGTGTCGGCTGCGGTCTCGGTCGCCGCGCAACTGTGCTCAGGGCTGTCCGCCGCGCATGCCTCCGGGCTCGTCCACCGCGACCTCAAGCCTCAGAACGTCATGATCCGCACCAGCGGTCTGGTGAAGATACTCGACTTCGGGTTGGTGAAGGTTCTCTCGGACACCGATCCGCGACTCACCATGACGGGCGAAACGCTGGGCAACGTCGCCTACGCGTCACCCGAACTCCTCGTCGGCGAAAAGCCGTTGGACGGACGGAGCGACCTGTACGCGGTGGGGTGCCTGCTGCACCACATGCTCACCGGTCACCGCCCCTTCCACAGTGAGCGCCCCGCCCAGCTGGTGACTCAGCACCTCACCGCGTCTCCGCCGCGGGTGGCCGACTACGGCGTCGACGCACCGGCGGCGCTCCAGGACCTGCTGCACGCACTGCTCGCCAAGCGTCCTGAGGATCGCCCCAGCGATGCGGTGGAAGTGTACGCGGCACTCGCCCCGTACCTGCCGGGCCCCGATCCGGCGCTCGTGATGCGCAGGATGCCGCCGGAGGATCCCCGACGGCCGTTCCTCGTGCCCCAAGGGCCGATCGTGCCGCGCTAG